The Candidatus Brocadiaceae bacterium genome window below encodes:
- a CDS encoding YggS family pyridoxal phosphate-dependent enzyme, with the protein MDAAENYGRIRRSLPEDVTIVVAAKARTAAEMADVLAAGARVIGHNYVQEAQAARAELGPTPGVEWHMIGHLQRNKAGRALETFDVFQSVDSLRLARVLNDRAKGPVRVCIEVNVGGESSKTGAPYDSVPDLIRSVAALPNLRIEGLMAMEPYCEDPEDARPYLRRVRGLFERLCGECPPGVRMDALSMGMTHSYRVAVEEGANMVRIGTAIFGPRRA; encoded by the coding sequence ATGGACGCCGCTGAGAACTACGGCCGCATCCGACGGTCGCTGCCCGAGGACGTGACGATCGTCGTCGCCGCCAAGGCGCGGACCGCCGCCGAGATGGCCGACGTGCTCGCCGCCGGCGCGCGCGTGATCGGGCACAACTACGTGCAGGAGGCCCAGGCCGCCCGCGCCGAACTGGGGCCGACGCCCGGCGTCGAATGGCACATGATCGGGCACCTGCAGCGCAACAAGGCGGGTCGGGCGCTGGAGACCTTCGACGTCTTCCAGAGCGTCGACTCGCTGCGGCTCGCCCGGGTCCTCAACGACCGGGCAAAGGGTCCCGTGCGGGTCTGCATCGAGGTCAACGTGGGGGGGGAGTCGAGCAAGACCGGTGCGCCCTACGATTCCGTGCCCGACCTGATTCGCAGCGTCGCCGCCCTGCCCAATCTGCGCATCGAGGGGCTCATGGCCATGGAGCCCTACTGCGAGGACCCCGAAGACGCCCGGCCCTACCTCCGTCGCGTGCGCGGGCTGTTCGAGCGGCTCTGCGGCGAATGCCCCCCGGGGGTGCGCATGGACGCGCTGTCCATGGGCATGACGCACTCCTACCGCGTGGCCGTGGAGGAGGGCGCCAACATGGTGCGGATCGGCACGGCCATCTTCGGTCCGAGGCGCGCCTGA